Proteins encoded in a region of the Streptomyces akebiae genome:
- a CDS encoding DNA primase: protein MNRIGLGLAVGAGYVLGRTKKMKLAFALGTMVAGKRMHLSPRALADLVSQQLQNNPQFKELGDQLREDLRGAGKAATGALVERQIEGLAGRLHGRTSQVRDQLAGVTPDVSGRDEDEEEPEPGHDAPEESRRSPRGPAAKKPPPKKAAAKKTAAKKTAPAKKAAQTKRTAPAKKAARKATRSRTTRGGGGDD from the coding sequence GAAGAAGATGAAACTCGCGTTCGCCCTCGGCACCATGGTGGCCGGCAAGCGGATGCACCTCAGCCCACGGGCGCTCGCGGACCTGGTGTCACAGCAGCTGCAGAACAACCCGCAGTTCAAGGAGCTCGGGGACCAGCTCCGCGAGGACCTGCGCGGCGCGGGCAAGGCGGCCACCGGGGCGCTGGTCGAGCGGCAGATCGAAGGGCTCGCCGGCCGGCTGCACGGGCGTACCTCGCAGGTGCGCGACCAACTCGCCGGGGTGACGCCCGACGTGTCCGGACGCGACGAGGACGAGGAGGAGCCGGAGCCCGGCCACGACGCGCCCGAGGAGTCGCGGCGGTCACCACGCGGGCCGGCGGCGAAGAAGCCCCCGCCCAAGAAGGCCGCCGCCAAGAAGACGGCCGCCAAGAAGACCGCCCCGGCGAAGAAGGCGGCTCAGACGAAGAGGACCGCACCGGCCAAGAAGGCCGCTCGCAAGGCCACGCGGTCACGGACGACGAGGGGAGGCGGCGGTGATGACTGA